One Gammaproteobacteria bacterium DNA window includes the following coding sequences:
- the mraZ gene encoding division/cell wall cluster transcriptional repressor MraZ, whose amino-acid sequence MFRGINAINLDAKGRLAVPARYRHSIETVAQGHLVVTIDTEDPCLLMYPLPVWEEIERRVQALPALNAAVRRVQRLLIGHATEVEIDANGRILLPGELREYAQLDKKVTLIGLANKFELWSESVWHESRDRWLASDASGVLPPELMSIIL is encoded by the coding sequence GTGTTTAGGGGTATTAATGCGATTAATTTGGATGCGAAGGGGCGGTTAGCCGTTCCGGCTCGTTATCGTCACAGTATAGAGACGGTAGCGCAAGGGCATCTGGTTGTGACCATTGATACTGAAGATCCCTGTCTTTTGATGTATCCACTGCCCGTTTGGGAAGAAATAGAACGACGCGTACAGGCTCTACCGGCGCTCAATGCCGCAGTAAGACGGGTTCAGCGTTTGTTGATCGGGCATGCCACAGAAGTTGAGATTGATGCGAATGGGCGAATTTTACTGCCCGGTGAGCTGAGAGAGTATGCTCAGCTTGATAAGAAAGTAACCTTAATCGGTTTAGCGAATAAGTTTGAATTATGGAGTGAGTCAGTTTGGCATGAATCTAGGGATCGCTGGTTAGCGTCCGATGCCAGTGGGGTACTGCCGCCAGAACTGATGTCTATAATTTTGTGA
- the rsmH gene encoding 16S rRNA (cytosine(1402)-N(4))-methyltransferase RsmH: MSGEHKPVLLEEALAALAIRASGKYVDATFGRGGHTKNILAALNSDGRVLAIDQDPEAIRCGQEIFGDDARLKLWHGSFGKLEECVDELGWRGQVDGILLDIGVSSPQLDTPERGFSFSVDGPLDMRMNPAYGMDAASWISQAREQEIERVLREYGEERFARRIAKAIVKARAQNPITRTQQLADTVAAAHPRWEPFKHPATRSFQAVRIFINQELQVLESVLPQCLSVLKTGGRLAVICFHSLEDRIVKNFMRKAARGDDYPPDLPVTADQLHPQLRLVGKAVRAGEEECRYNPRARSAVMRVAEKI, translated from the coding sequence GTGAGTGGTGAGCACAAACCAGTTTTATTAGAAGAAGCGTTAGCCGCGTTAGCCATTCGAGCCTCGGGAAAGTATGTAGACGCGACCTTTGGTCGCGGTGGGCATACGAAAAATATTTTAGCTGCGTTGAATTCGGACGGGAGAGTATTGGCCATAGACCAAGATCCCGAAGCGATTCGATGCGGGCAAGAAATATTCGGTGACGATGCGCGATTAAAATTGTGGCACGGATCATTTGGTAAATTAGAAGAATGTGTAGATGAGCTCGGTTGGCGTGGTCAAGTAGATGGTATTTTGCTGGATATAGGGGTCTCATCCCCACAGCTCGATACGCCAGAACGAGGTTTTAGTTTTTCGGTTGATGGACCGCTGGACATGCGAATGAACCCAGCGTACGGCATGGACGCCGCTTCTTGGATTAGTCAAGCTCGTGAGCAAGAAATAGAGAGAGTATTGCGAGAGTATGGGGAAGAGCGTTTTGCCAGACGAATTGCTAAGGCGATTGTTAAGGCGCGAGCTCAAAACCCGATCACGCGAACTCAGCAATTGGCTGATACTGTGGCTGCGGCCCATCCGAGATGGGAGCCGTTTAAACATCCGGCGACGCGTAGTTTTCAAGCAGTTCGGATTTTTATAAATCAGGAATTGCAGGTGTTGGAATCGGTATTGCCGCAATGTTTAAGCGTTTTGAAAACAGGTGGTCGATTAGCGGTTATTTGTTTTCACTCATTGGAAGATAGGATTGTTAAGAATTTTATGCGCAAGGCAGCTCGAGGGGATGATTATCCTCCAGATTTGCCAGTGACTGCGGATCAATTACATCCGCAATTGCGTTTAGTAGGTAAAGCTGTGAGAGCGGGTGAAGAAGAATGTCGATACAACCCGCGTGCGCGCAGTGCAGTGATGAGAGTCGCTGAAAAAATATGA
- the ftsL gene encoding cell division protein FtsL, with protein MTTATRAINVIRWQWAVPYMPLASRPVLRNMLLLSSILLTSFATISSKHISRQLTTDLQARHDVSNTHYENWSKLLLEQGTLSRQVRVEQIAHQKFLMASPVGRQVEIVRVSR; from the coding sequence ATGACTACAGCAACACGTGCAATTAATGTGATTCGATGGCAATGGGCAGTGCCTTATATGCCTTTGGCTTCTAGGCCAGTGCTGCGGAATATGTTGCTTTTATCTTCTATTTTATTGACATCTTTTGCGACGATTAGCTCAAAACATATTAGCCGACAATTAACAACAGACTTGCAAGCGCGACACGATGTTAGCAACACGCATTATGAAAATTGGAGTAAATTATTACTCGAACAAGGCACGCTGTCTAGGCAAGTGCGCGTTGAACAAATTGCGCATCAAAAATTCTTAATGGCATCACCTGTGGGTAGACAAGTAGAAATCGTCAGGGTT